A portion of the Actomonas aquatica genome contains these proteins:
- a CDS encoding glycoside hydrolase family 2 TIM barrel-domain containing protein, whose protein sequence is MNPLGLGCALGLASLPLSLDAASRVTVEPDPQGGWQLLRNGEPYVIRGAGGYRNLEILRAAGGNTLRTWGAEQLGPDASGEPLLDRAAKLGLNVLVGIWINHPRHGHDYGDEAMLTAQRERVRAMVRRYKDHPAVLMWGLGNEMEEDGSDPRIWQELEVLARIVKEEDPDHPVCTVLAGTYNDKLRAMQEHYSSLDLLGINIYGGAETVDDALAAQGWDKPYLITEFGPQGHWEIASTDWEAPIEPSPAEKAATYRGSHEAVMQASRKLCLGTFCFLWGHKQETTATWFSMFLPSGERTPSVDAMIEAWTGSPPPHPAPVIHDLSADFREKRVAVGGEHEVTAQVTYAGEDELSFEWQIVAETKDRKFGGDPEKAPPAIADSVISSDGTRALLRLPSEPGAYRVFLTVRDPHGGGSTHNFPFYVE, encoded by the coding sequence ATGAACCCCCTTGGACTGGGCTGTGCCCTCGGCTTGGCCTCCTTGCCCCTCTCTCTCGACGCCGCCTCCCGTGTCACCGTGGAACCCGATCCGCAGGGTGGCTGGCAGCTTCTGCGCAACGGCGAACCCTACGTCATTCGCGGTGCCGGCGGCTACCGTAACCTCGAAATCCTGCGTGCCGCGGGCGGCAACACGCTGCGCACCTGGGGGGCCGAACAACTCGGCCCCGATGCCTCCGGCGAGCCCTTGCTCGATCGCGCCGCCAAGCTCGGCCTCAACGTGCTGGTGGGCATCTGGATCAACCACCCGCGCCACGGCCACGACTACGGCGACGAGGCCATGCTCACCGCGCAGCGCGAACGCGTGCGCGCCATGGTGCGCCGTTACAAGGACCACCCCGCCGTGCTCATGTGGGGTCTCGGCAACGAGATGGAGGAAGACGGCAGCGATCCGCGCATTTGGCAGGAGCTCGAAGTGCTCGCCCGCATCGTGAAGGAAGAGGACCCCGACCATCCCGTGTGCACCGTGCTGGCCGGAACCTACAACGACAAGCTCCGCGCCATGCAGGAGCACTACAGCTCGCTGGATCTGCTCGGCATCAACATTTACGGCGGCGCGGAAACCGTCGACGACGCCCTCGCCGCCCAGGGTTGGGACAAGCCCTACCTGATCACCGAATTTGGTCCGCAAGGTCACTGGGAAATCGCCAGCACCGATTGGGAAGCCCCGATCGAGCCGAGCCCCGCCGAAAAAGCCGCCACCTACCGCGGATCGCACGAGGCGGTCATGCAGGCGTCGCGCAAGTTATGCCTCGGCACCTTCTGCTTCCTTTGGGGCCACAAACAGGAAACCACTGCCACGTGGTTCAGCATGTTCCTGCCCAGCGGTGAACGCACGCCCTCGGTCGACGCCATGATCGAGGCTTGGACCGGTTCGCCGCCGCCTCACCCCGCCCCGGTCATTCACGACCTCAGCGCCGATTTTCGCGAGAAGCGCGTGGCCGTCGGCGGCGAACATGAAGTCACCGCTCAAGTCACCTACGCCGGCGAGGACGAACTGAGTTTCGAGTGGCAAATCGTCGCCGAAACCAAGGACCGCAAATTTGGCGGCGACCCGGAAAAGGCTCCGCCCGCCATCGCCGACAGTGTGATCTCGAGCGACGGCACCCGCGCCCTGCTCCGGTTGCCGAGTGAGCCAGGCGCCTACCGCGTCTTCCTCACCGTGCGCGACCCCCACGGCGGCGGCTCCACGCACAACTTCCCCTTCTACGTAGAGTAG